Proteins co-encoded in one Prunus persica cultivar Lovell chromosome G6, Prunus_persica_NCBIv2, whole genome shotgun sequence genomic window:
- the LOC18773038 gene encoding uncharacterized protein LOC18773038: MATINGFHPPMSTLHSQKTKLQVPHATLHSLPLTSDQQHPMLAYQRSSFTKFPYDHQLIRAHHRLLITKVTQASEKSPPETQNPADKSPLSTWKNWIVGLMLSIIIPSLRHKWGPLLALKSKVDMAVDTVESVTEVVEELAEEVEKVAEQVEDKLPEDAKLREAVESVEHLAEDAVKKAELAKDVIHKVEEVEEEVEKALTNGSDVDSVKGEGEKKS; encoded by the exons ATGGCAACCATCAATGGCTTCCACCCTCCCATGTCCACCCTCCATAGCCAAAAAACAAAGCTCCAAGTCCCCCATGCCACTTTGCATAGCCTGCCTTTGACTTCTGATCAGCAGCATCCCATGTTGGCTTATCAAAGATCATCATTCACCAAATTCCCATATGATCATCAATTGATCAGAGCTCATCACAGACTGCTAATTACCAA GGTGACTCAGGCATCAGAAAAATCTCCACCAGAAACTCAAAATCCTGCAGATAAATCTCCATTATCTACTTG GAAAAACTGGATTGTGGGATTAATGCTGTCAATAATAATACCTTCTTTGAGACACAAATGGGGACCCTTGCTGGCCCTTAAAA GCAAGGTGGACATGGCAGTAGACACAGTGGAATCTGTGACAGAGGTGGTGGAAGAGTTGGCTGAGGAAGTAGAGAAGGTGGCTGAGCAGGTAGAAGACAAGCTTCCTGAGGATGCTAAGCTCAGAGAAGCTGTGGAGTCCGTTGAACATCTAGCTGAAGATGCAGTCAAAAAGGCTGAGCTAGCCAAGGATGTCATCCACAAG GTAGAGGAAGTGGAGGAAGAGGTTGAGAAGGCACTAACTAATGGGTCAGATGTTGATTCTGTAAAAGGGGAGGGTGAGAAGAAGTCTTGA